Proteins encoded in a region of the Benincasa hispida cultivar B227 chromosome 2, ASM972705v1, whole genome shotgun sequence genome:
- the LOC120071435 gene encoding formin-like protein 20, which yields MEPISDPPPFWSPVHRRRPSSVKKSWDSINVFLVLFAIICHIFARRNDDVPTAADGDNHGFDRRTVDTGGVKVNGDSELSQQWYGFAERRFSDPAGRTPVTTRLRRNSSYPDLRQESLWENGNDGYQFRFFDDFEINKFRSRSFAHQTRGSEREESPAEIKVIPVDSFVANSSSAPQRMKSPNPPPPPPPPLPVTQRKSRRTYQTIQKKEEVREVHTENNAEFVKSQSPPPPPPLPPRTVIPPSPVRVRLEEKFGNSVWKKTNVKKEIGMALASLYRKRKKKQKAKDVYDADRRSPTEQRPPPPPPPPPPSVFRIFKKSSKNKRVHSESTPPPPPPPPVSSSSRSTKKKIQIPLPPSPPPPPSSRRPPLPTSVHNSYIENQRINSRAQSPTATIPPPPPPFKTTTDVKSTVRSDTVESRSSETSRCGSSDPENVNPSSIKETPEPFSEENGGPEWGRCSVQPGR from the exons ATGGAGCCAATCAGCGACCCACCACCATTTTGGTCGCCGGTGCACCGCCGCAG GCCTAGTTCGGTGAAGAAAAGCTGGGATTCCATCAATGTTTTCCTTGTTCTGTTTGCGATTATCTGCCACATTTTTGCTAGACGAAACGACGACGTACCGACCGCCGCCGACGGAGATAACCATGGTTTTGATCGGAGAACGGTTGATACCGGTGGAGTTAAGGTGAACGGGGACTCGGAGTTATCGCAGCAGTGGTATGGATTTGCGGAGAGGAGATTTTCCGATCCGGCGGGGAGAACGCCGGTGACGACGAGGTTGAGGAGGAATAGCTCTTATCCAGATCTGAGGCAGGAATCGCTATGGGAAAATGGAAATGATGGGTACCAGTTCCGATTTTTTGATGATTTTGAAATAAACAAGTTTCGTTCGCGATCCTTCGCGCATCAAACTCGAGGAAGTGAAAGAGAAGAATCACCGGCGGAGATTAAGGTTATTCCGGTTGATTCGTTTGTGGCTAATTCCTCGTCGGCGCCTCAGAGAATGAAGTCTCCTAATCCTCCGCCTCCACCGCCGCCGCCGCTGCCGGTTACTCAGAGGAAATCGAGGCGGACGTATCAGACTATCCAGAAAAAGGAGGAAGTTCGAGAGGTCCATACGGAGAATAACGCTGAATTCGTGAAGTCGCAATCGCCGCCGCCTCCGCCGCCACTTCCGCCGCGAACAGTTATTCCTCCGTCGCCGGTTCGTGTTCGATTAGAGGAGAAATTTGGAAATAGTGTGTGGAAGAAGACAAATGTTAAGAAAGAGATAGGAATGGCGTTGGCTTCACTGTAtaggaagagaaagaaaaaacagaaaGCTAAAGATGTCTACGACGCCGACCGACGATCTCCAACCGAACAACGACCGCCGCCGCCACCTCCACCTCCACCTCCTTCCGTCTTCCGCATATTCAAAAAATCAAGCAAGAACAAGAGAGTTCACTCCGAATCTACACCGCCACCGCCGCCGCCTCCGCCTGTCTCATCGTCATCACGTtcaacaaagaagaaaatcCAGATCCCGCTTCCACCTTCACCGCCACCGCCACCATCATCACGCCGACCGCCTCTACCGACGAGCGTCCATAATTCCTACATCGAAAACCAAAGAATAAACAGCCGGGCACAGAGTCCCACAGCAACAATTCCACCACCGCCGCCGCCGTTCAAAACGACGACGGACGTAAAATCCACAGTTCGAAGCGACACTGTGGAGTCACGGAGCTCCGAAACCTCTCGTTGCGGATCTTCGGATCCAGAAAACGTCAATCCATCATCGATTAAGGAGACGCCGGAGCCGTTCAGCGAAGAGAACGGCGGGCCGGAGTGGGGCCGGTGTTCTGTCCAGCCCGGACGTTAA
- the LOC120071044 gene encoding WD repeat-containing protein VIP3: protein MKLAGLKSVENAHEESVWAATWVPATDNRPSLLLTGSLDETVKLWKSDELDLERTNTGHCLGVVSVAAHPSGFIAASASLDSFVRVFEVDSNSTIATLEAPPSEVWQMRFNPEGTMLAVAGGGSASIKLWDTNTWKLAATLSIPRPEGPKPTDKTASKKFVLSVAWSIDGRRLACGSMDGTISVFDVARAKFLHHLEGHFMPVRSLVYSPVEPRLLFSASDDAHVHMYDAEGKTLIGAMSGHSSWVLSVDASPDGAAVATGSSDRTVRLWDLNMRTAVQTMTNHSDQVWGVTFRPPGGAGMRSGRLASVSDDKSISLYDYS, encoded by the exons ATGAAACTCGCCGGTCTCAAATCCGTTGAAAACGCTCACGAAGAGTCCGTATGGGCGGCGACTTGGGTTCCGGCCACCGATAATCGCCCTTCTCTCCTCCTCACCGGTTCCCTCGACGAGACTGTTAAGCTGTGGAAGTCCGATGAGCTCGACTTGGAGCGCACCAACACTGGCCACTGCCTCGGCGTCGTCTCTGTTGCTGCTCACCCTTCCGGTTTCATTGCTGCCTCCGCTTCCCTCGATAGCTTTGTTCGCGTCTTTGAGGTCGATTCCAACTCCACTATCGCCACTCTTGAGGCGCCTCCTTCTGAGGTCTGGCAAATGCGCTTCAATCCCGAG GGTACCATGTTAGCAGTTGCTGGTGGAGGTAGCGCATCAATTAAGCTCTGGGACACAAACACATGGAAACTAGCTGCAACTCTATCAATTCCTCGTCCAGAAGGACCTAAGCCTACTGATAAAACTGCTAGCAAGAAGTTCGTGCTTTCAGTAGCATGGAGCATTGATGGGAGAAGACTTGCTTGCGGTTCAATGGATGGAACCATTTCAGTCTTCGATGTAGCTCGGGCAAAGTTTCTACACCACTTGGAAGGCCACTTCATGCCAGTGAGATCCCTTGTGTATTCGCCTGTAGAGCCACGGCTACTCTTTTCTGCCTCTGATGATGCTCATGTGCACATGTATGATGCAGAGGGTAAAACTCTGATTGGAGCGATGTCTGGCCATTCAAGTTGGGTATTGAGTGTTGATGCAAGCCCTGATGGTGCTGCTGTTGCAACCGGTTCGAGCGACAGAACTGTTAGGCTTTGGGATCTCAACATGAGGACCGCTGTTCAGACAATGACTAACCATAGTGATCAGGTCTGGGGGGTTACATTTCGACCACCCGGTGGGGCTGGCATGCGTTCTGGTCGACTTGCCAGTGTGTCTGATGACAAGAGTATCTCCCTGTACGATTATTCTTGA